One window from the genome of Scyliorhinus canicula unplaced genomic scaffold, sScyCan1.1, whole genome shotgun sequence encodes:
- the LOC119960999 gene encoding zinc finger protein 436-like: protein MEKLLKCGDCGKGFNYPSALDIHRRIHTGERPYTCTVCGKGFAYSSSLYTHQRVHTGERPFTCLECGKGCNALSSLLIHQQVHSDQRPFQCSDCDKNFKSTKDLLRHQRTHMEVRPFTCSVCGKGFTQSSHLLTHQLVHFDKRPFQCSHCEKCFKSKNDLQAHQRTHTREKPFTCSLCQRRFGRLSQLQTHQRVHSDQRPVQCSDCEKSFKSKQDLVTHQRVHTGERPFTCSVCGKGFTHSSHRLRHQRIHTGERPFICSVCVLTGCGVTLCLEFVSWW from the exons ATGGAGAAACTattgaaatgtggggactgtgggaagggattcaattacccatctgCATTGGAtattcatcgacgcattcacactggagagaggccttacacctgcactgtgtgtgggaaaggatttgcttACTCATCCAGCCTGTATACACATCAGCGTGTTCATACTGgcgagaggccattcacttgcctcgaatgtgggaagggatgtaATGCTTTATCAAGCCTTCTGATTCACCAGCAAGTTCActctgatcagagaccgtttcaatgttctGATTGTGACAAAAACTTTAAAAGCACAAAGGACTTGTTGAGACACCAGCGTACTCACATGGAGgtgaggcctttcacctgctcagtgtgtgggaagggattcactcagtcatcccaccttctaacacaccaacttgttcactttGATAAGAGACCTTTTCAATGTTCGCACTGTGAGAAGTGTTTTAAAAGTAAAAACGATTTACAAGCCCATCAACGCACACACActagggagaagccgttcacctgctctctctGTCAGAGGAGATTTGGACGTTTATCCCAGctacagacacaccagcgagttcactctgatcaGAGACCAGTTCAATGTTCTgattgtgagaagagctttaaaagcaaacAGGATCtggtgacacaccagcgagttcacactggagagcggccattcacctgctctgtgtgtgggaagggatttacccaTTCATCCCACCGTCTgagacaccagcgcattcacactggagagaggccgttcatttGCTCTGTGTGTG TTTTGACGGGCTGTGGTGTAACCCTGTGTTTGGAGTTTGTCTCATGGTGGTAA